Proteins from one Staphylococcus sp. IVB6214 genomic window:
- a CDS encoding Na+/H+ antiporter subunit D, with the protein MNDNLLALPLLIPLVGALLVGLFNKQLKLARRFSLLVLFSGFVVSLYMLVYVMRHQPIVLDFSGWPAPFGIQYVGDALSLLLVTTTFFVVWSIVMFGFGRGEKRASRYYLPTFILFLTTGVIGSFLTSDVFHLYVMFEIMLLASFVLVTLGQSVEQLRASIIYVVLNVIGSWIFLVGISLLYRQVGTLNFTHIAIRIQEMDDPTAIHLVAMSFIVAFGSKAALVLFMWLPKAYAVLNTELAALFASLMTKVGAYALIRFFTLIFNQSGDIVEPLLVFMSCVTMVIGAVGTIAYKDIKKIAAYQVILSIGFVIFGLGTNTVEGINGAIFYLMNDMVVKALLFLVIGIIVYTTGYRQYRHLKGLAKKEPWLGVAFVVVTLAIGGVPPFSGFPGKLLIFLGAVEHQHYIGLTLMIITSLIAMFSLFRVFFHMYTGNEVKGAVIEYKPIKPVRKHIILFLTTVTLLLGLMAPAIIQVTDLATKMNMDVQTYEEMVNPDLRGGH; encoded by the coding sequence ATGAATGATAACTTACTAGCCTTACCGCTTCTCATACCACTTGTCGGAGCATTATTAGTTGGCTTATTTAACAAACAATTGAAGCTAGCGCGTCGTTTTTCACTGCTTGTGTTATTTTCTGGATTTGTCGTGTCATTGTATATGCTGGTTTATGTGATGCGCCATCAACCTATCGTGCTAGATTTCTCAGGATGGCCAGCACCATTTGGTATCCAATATGTCGGAGATGCTTTGAGCTTACTCCTTGTGACGACAACCTTTTTCGTTGTCTGGTCCATCGTGATGTTCGGATTTGGACGTGGGGAAAAACGTGCCAGTCGCTATTATTTACCGACATTTATTCTGTTCTTAACGACAGGTGTTATCGGTTCATTTTTAACATCTGACGTGTTCCATCTGTATGTCATGTTTGAGATTATGTTACTTGCGTCATTCGTATTAGTCACACTCGGTCAATCTGTTGAACAGCTGCGTGCGAGCATTATATATGTTGTATTGAATGTGATTGGTTCATGGATTTTCTTAGTAGGAATTAGCTTGTTGTATCGACAAGTAGGCACGCTGAACTTTACGCATATTGCGATACGTATTCAAGAGATGGATGATCCAACCGCAATTCATCTTGTTGCGATGTCATTCATTGTAGCGTTTGGGTCTAAAGCAGCATTAGTATTGTTTATGTGGTTACCGAAAGCATATGCCGTGTTGAACACAGAACTTGCAGCGCTGTTCGCATCACTGATGACCAAAGTAGGTGCTTATGCGCTGATTCGTTTCTTCACGTTAATCTTTAACCAAAGTGGCGATATTGTTGAACCGTTACTTGTCTTTATGTCCTGTGTAACGATGGTAATTGGTGCAGTTGGTACAATCGCATATAAAGATATTAAGAAAATAGCAGCTTACCAAGTTATTTTATCGATTGGTTTCGTAATATTTGGTTTAGGAACGAATACCGTAGAAGGTATTAACGGGGCAATTTTTTATCTTATGAATGACATGGTTGTGAAGGCATTACTATTCCTAGTCATTGGAATTATTGTTTATACAACAGGATATCGTCAGTATCGTCATCTCAAAGGACTCGCAAAGAAAGAACCATGGCTTGGTGTTGCATTTGTCGTGGTCACTTTAGCAATTGGTGGTGTACCGCCATTCAGTGGATTTCCCGGGAAATTATTAATTTTTCTAGGTGCAGTAGAGCATCAGCATTATATTGGATTAACATTGATGATTATCACAAGTTTAATCGCGATGTTTAGTCTTTTCCGTGTCTTCTTCCATATGTATACAGGTAACGAAGTAAAAGGTGCAGTGATTGAATACAAACCAATCAAACCTGTTCGCAAACATATCATTCTGTTTTTAACAACAGTGACTTTATTATTGGGCTTGATGGCACCAGCCATTATCCAAGTGACAGACTTAGCCACGAAGATGAACATGGATGTACAAACGTATGAAGAAATGGTTAATCCTGACTTACGAGGGGGTCATTAA
- a CDS encoding Na+/H+ antiporter subunit E, which translates to MRQVGLNMMIAILWVLFQDEDAFRFPTFFFGYLIGLIVIYLLHKFFGQEFYPKKIWVSFKFLMIYLYQLFTSTFSIANYVLFRTNKMAPGLVRYETKLESDWAITFLTIMIIITPGSTIIRVNRDPNIFLIHAIDLTDKERKSLLKSIKQYEALILEVTK; encoded by the coding sequence ATGAGACAAGTTGGCTTGAATATGATGATCGCTATCTTATGGGTGCTATTTCAAGATGAAGATGCCTTTCGTTTTCCTACATTTTTCTTCGGCTATCTGATTGGATTAATTGTCATCTATTTGTTGCATAAGTTTTTTGGACAAGAATTCTACCCGAAAAAAATCTGGGTATCATTCAAGTTTTTGATGATTTATTTATATCAATTGTTCACATCGACTTTTTCAATTGCGAATTATGTGTTATTTCGTACGAATAAAATGGCACCAGGATTAGTGCGTTATGAAACAAAACTAGAATCGGATTGGGCGATTACATTCTTGACGATTATGATTATTATTACGCCAGGATCAACGATTATTAGAGTTAATCGAGATCCCAATATATTTTTAATTCACGCAATTGATTTAACAGATAAAGAACGTAAAAGCTTATTGAAGAGCATTAAACAATATGAAGCACTTATTTTGGAGGTGACGAAATGA
- a CDS encoding monovalent cation/H+ antiporter complex subunit F: MISAWTEFFLSSALVLFAVSLVVALFRLIKGPTTADRVVAFDAISAIVMCIVGVLSVLFGTVSFLDSVLLIAIISFLSSITISRFIEGGNVFNGNNKRNF; this comes from the coding sequence ATGATTTCAGCATGGACAGAATTTTTCTTATCATCTGCACTTGTTTTATTTGCAGTATCATTAGTCGTAGCATTGTTTCGTCTTATTAAAGGTCCTACAACTGCAGATAGAGTCGTTGCCTTCGATGCAATCAGTGCAATTGTCATGTGTATTGTAGGGGTGCTTAGTGTGTTATTTGGGACAGTTTCTTTCTTAGACTCAGTTCTTTTAATTGCGATTATTTCGTTCTTGAGTTCCATAACGATTTCTCGCTTTATCGAAGGGGGGAATGTGTTCAATGGCAACAATAAACGAAATTTTTAA
- a CDS encoding metal ABC transporter substrate-binding protein codes for MIKRILTLCIIALLLTACSFNNQSSHDKVKVVATNSILADMVKNVAGDKAEVHSIVPIGQDPHEYEVKPKDIQALTDADVVVYNGFNLESGNGWFKKALKQADKSLDDQSVVRASKSVKPIYLKQGNKSEDMIDPHAWLSIKNGVQYAKNIQQALIKADEKHKDHYMKHGDTYIKKLEALSDKSQDKFNDIPKEQRAMITSEGAFKYFAQQYDITPGYIWEINTESQGTPQQMKQAIDFVKQHHITNLLLETSVSDKSMKSLGEETNAKIFGTVYTDSIGKKGTDGDSYYKMMESNIDTIHQSMVKNNE; via the coding sequence ATGATTAAACGAATACTTACACTATGCATCATTGCACTTTTATTAACTGCATGTAGTTTTAACAACCAATCATCTCATGATAAAGTGAAGGTTGTGGCAACAAATTCTATTCTAGCTGATATGGTAAAAAATGTAGCGGGAGACAAAGCTGAAGTTCACAGTATTGTGCCTATCGGTCAAGACCCACATGAATATGAAGTAAAACCAAAAGATATCCAAGCGCTAACAGATGCTGATGTTGTTGTATACAACGGTTTCAATTTAGAAAGTGGCAACGGCTGGTTTAAAAAGGCATTAAAACAAGCTGACAAATCATTAGATGATCAATCTGTCGTACGTGCTTCAAAATCAGTCAAACCTATCTACTTGAAGCAAGGTAACAAATCAGAAGATATGATAGATCCACACGCTTGGCTTAGTATTAAAAACGGCGTTCAATATGCTAAAAACATTCAACAAGCACTCATCAAGGCAGATGAGAAACATAAAGATCACTATATGAAACACGGTGATACTTACATTAAGAAATTAGAAGCACTTAGTGATAAGAGTCAAGACAAGTTCAATGATATTCCTAAAGAACAGCGTGCCATGATTACGAGTGAAGGTGCTTTCAAATACTTCGCACAACAATATGACATTACACCTGGTTACATTTGGGAAATCAACACAGAGAGCCAAGGAACACCCCAACAAATGAAACAAGCCATTGATTTTGTGAAGCAACACCACATTACAAATCTACTTCTTGAGACAAGTGTTAGCGATAAGAGTATGAAGAGTCTCGGAGAAGAAACAAATGCCAAAATCTTTGGTACTGTTTATACTGACTCTATTGGTAAAAAAGGCACTGATGGAGATTCATACTATAAAATGATGGAAAGCAATATCGATACAATCCACCAAAGCATGGTTAAAAATAATGAATAA
- a CDS encoding metal ABC transporter permease, with protein sequence MMSFVQHLFEYQFLSRAMLTAILVGIVCGVVGCIIILRGLSLMGDAMSHAVLPGVALSFLFNIPMFIGALITGMLSSILIGYISDRSKTKKDAAIGITFTAFLASGIILISVIHSATDLYHILFGNILAITQSAFYTTLFVSIIVVSLIVILYRPLKVSTLDPVFSRMSGLNTTMLHYFVMLLLALVIVASVQTVGVILVVALLVTPASTAYLITNKLSTMMVTSCLFSVISATVGIYLSFIFNLPSGAVIVLIATLLYVATFIIAKFIQSNHKGAYQTT encoded by the coding sequence ATCATGTCGTTCGTCCAACATCTCTTTGAGTATCAGTTTTTGTCACGTGCTATGTTGACCGCTATACTCGTTGGTATCGTATGCGGTGTAGTCGGTTGCATCATCATTCTTCGCGGTTTATCTCTCATGGGTGATGCGATGAGTCACGCTGTATTGCCGGGTGTTGCATTGTCTTTTCTATTCAACATTCCAATGTTCATCGGAGCGCTCATCACCGGGATGTTGAGTAGTATTCTGATTGGCTATATCTCTGATCGTTCTAAAACGAAAAAAGATGCTGCCATCGGAATTACTTTTACAGCATTTTTAGCATCAGGGATTATTCTGATCAGCGTCATTCATAGCGCAACAGACCTATATCATATTTTATTCGGTAATATTTTGGCGATTACACAATCTGCATTCTATACTACTCTATTTGTCAGCATCATTGTCGTTTCACTGATTGTTATCCTATATCGTCCGTTGAAAGTTTCAACACTCGACCCTGTTTTTAGCCGTATGAGTGGTTTGAATACGACAATGCTTCATTACTTCGTGATGCTACTATTGGCCCTTGTGATTGTAGCAAGCGTGCAAACAGTCGGCGTGATTCTCGTCGTTGCATTACTTGTCACACCTGCATCAACCGCCTATCTCATCACAAATAAGCTTTCAACAATGATGGTGACATCTTGTTTATTCAGTGTCATCAGTGCCACAGTTGGTATTTACTTGAGCTTCATATTCAACTTACCAAGTGGTGCTGTTATTGTATTAATCGCAACATTGCTATATGTAGCCACATTCATCATAGCAAAATTTATTCAATCTAATCACAAAGGAGCGTATCAAACAACATGA
- a CDS encoding metal ABC transporter ATP-binding protein, translating into MLSINNLELYLGRKHILKDITLQLPLRGELIGIMGPNGSGKSSLIKSIIGELPADGTITLNQQPIKHCLTDITYIPQKSQLDLEFPINVEDLVLSGCYHDAGWFKRIPKEMKQRRDALLHELSLYELRKRPLNALSGGQLQRVFIARALMSESQIYLLDEPFVGIDFKSEAIILEKLEALKAQGKLILIVHHDLATATQYFDRILLLNQSVQFFGESAEALKPEHIESVFLSQQPMTDSDKRTQHRKESTHHVVRPTSL; encoded by the coding sequence ATGCTTTCAATAAATAACTTAGAATTGTATTTAGGTCGCAAACACATTTTAAAAGATATTACTTTACAACTCCCGCTTCGTGGAGAATTGATCGGGATCATGGGACCCAATGGTAGCGGAAAGTCATCACTCATCAAATCCATTATTGGGGAACTTCCAGCAGATGGTACGATCACGCTCAATCAACAACCGATCAAACACTGTTTAACAGATATTACTTATATTCCACAAAAGTCTCAACTTGATTTGGAATTTCCTATTAATGTTGAAGATTTGGTGTTGTCAGGTTGTTATCACGATGCGGGCTGGTTCAAACGAATACCTAAAGAAATGAAACAGCGACGTGATGCGCTTCTACATGAACTCTCTCTCTATGAATTGCGAAAACGCCCACTCAACGCTTTGAGTGGTGGTCAGTTACAGCGAGTGTTTATTGCACGTGCACTCATGTCTGAAAGCCAAATATATCTTTTAGATGAACCTTTCGTTGGCATTGATTTTAAAAGTGAAGCAATTATTTTAGAAAAATTAGAAGCACTAAAAGCACAAGGAAAGCTTATTCTCATCGTTCATCATGATTTGGCGACAGCGACACAATATTTTGATCGTATTTTACTATTGAATCAATCCGTACAATTTTTCGGTGAAAGTGCAGAAGCTTTGAAACCTGAGCATATCGAATCTGTATTTTTAAGCCAACAACCGATGACAGATTCAGACAAACGTACACAACATAGAAAGGAGTCTACACATCATGTCGTTCGTCCAACATCTCTTTGA
- a CDS encoding metal-dependent transcriptional regulator, with translation MLSEEKEDYLKAILAHDGVKTYVSNKTLSQFLNIKPPSVSEMLGRLEKGGYVEIIPYKGVKLSPLGLRFTLDVIKRHRLIELFLIEVLGYTWEEVHAEAEVLEHRVSPLFVDRLDALLNYPETCPHGGVIPRDESFEEYYRTSLLEYDERDTVVIRRVRDKTDLLVYLSSKGMSIGDTVTIKCKDETNQLLEMQTNEEAVILSYSNAMVIFGERA, from the coding sequence ATGTTATCGGAAGAAAAGGAAGACTATCTCAAAGCAATATTGGCTCATGATGGTGTGAAAACATACGTATCAAACAAAACACTTTCACAGTTTTTGAATATTAAACCTCCATCAGTGAGTGAGATGTTAGGACGATTGGAAAAAGGGGGATATGTTGAAATCATACCGTATAAAGGTGTGAAGTTATCGCCACTTGGTCTGCGTTTTACATTAGATGTCATTAAACGTCATCGTTTGATCGAGTTATTTTTAATAGAAGTGTTAGGTTATACGTGGGAAGAAGTACATGCGGAAGCAGAAGTCTTAGAGCACCGTGTCTCACCATTATTTGTTGACCGGTTAGATGCACTATTAAACTACCCAGAAACATGCCCGCATGGTGGTGTCATCCCAAGAGATGAGTCGTTTGAAGAGTATTATCGTACATCGTTACTAGAGTATGACGAAAGGGATACCGTAGTCATTCGACGTGTACGTGATAAAACGGACTTACTTGTCTATTTATCGAGTAAAGGGATGTCTATTGGGGATACTGTGACAATAAAGTGCAAAGATGAGACAAATCAATTGTTAGAAATGCAAACGAACGAAGAAGCTGTTATTTTGAGCTATTCTAATGCAATGGTAATCTTTGGAGAAAGAGCATAA
- a CDS encoding M50 family metallopeptidase, which yields MLSYYYRKHPILSMLSIALNYIPVLTHEFGHVFFNRLSGGRVVDFVVVMTRKERQQTGQQGYAVTQSEHRLGQIFTTIGGYIMPPLMLSIGLIMQSKGQGVIFILLYVGIFLYFTYITSRKVAPIIIMVLLCLIIYLGLQSENLHNYSMIYFLVYHWLLGTLLGEVIQSTITIVQLTFARPQPNWDGTALRNMTHVPTIVFSMLWIILNCATLYFLFDQLFSGPYTFSLISVIT from the coding sequence TTGTTAAGTTACTATTACCGTAAACATCCTATCTTATCCATGCTGAGTATTGCACTCAATTACATTCCTGTACTCACACACGAATTCGGTCACGTATTCTTCAATCGTTTGAGTGGTGGTCGTGTTGTAGACTTCGTAGTCGTGATGACACGAAAAGAACGTCAACAAACGGGACAACAAGGTTATGCAGTTACTCAGAGCGAACATCGTCTCGGCCAAATATTTACAACAATTGGCGGCTATATTATGCCACCCCTGATGCTTAGCATTGGCTTAATTATGCAAAGTAAAGGGCAAGGTGTCATTTTTATTTTGTTATATGTCGGTATCTTTCTTTATTTTACCTACATCACATCAAGAAAAGTTGCACCAATCATTATCATGGTGCTGTTATGTCTCATCATTTATTTAGGATTACAGTCTGAAAATCTACATAACTATTCCATGATTTACTTCCTTGTTTACCATTGGTTACTCGGTACTTTGCTAGGCGAAGTGATACAATCGACGATTACGATTGTTCAACTGACATTTGCGCGTCCACAACCAAACTGGGATGGGACAGCATTGCGTAATATGACGCATGTCCCGACTATCGTCTTTTCAATGCTTTGGATTATTTTGAACTGTGCAACGCTCTACTTTTTATTTGACCAACTCTTTTCAGGTCCTTACACATTCTCGTTAATTTCAGTCATCACCTAA
- the tarA gene encoding N-acetylglucosaminyldiphosphoundecaprenol N-acetyl-beta-D-mannosaminyltransferase TarA, translating to MHLSTPSTNQSTSTYQPYKPGAQVNILGVPFDPVTMSDMRQVILTYSRTRTTHNLFIVTANPEIVHYAAETPSYKKLIRNADYIIPDGTGVVKAAKWLGTPLPERVPGIEVMEKCLEIAQQEGLRVFLLGATDEVVKGAVLNIQNKYPNSEVKGHHGFAPLDDTSVVDEIRAFQPDFVFVGMGYPKQEQWIQQHRNHFEHTLMMGVGGSIDVFSGTVKRAPRIWRQLNLEWLYRILKDVKRIKRSHRIPKFVWAVLKQKMKK from the coding sequence ATGCATTTATCAACGCCTTCAACTAACCAATCAACATCTACATATCAACCTTATAAACCGGGAGCACAAGTAAATATTTTAGGGGTTCCGTTTGATCCTGTGACGATGTCAGACATGAGACAAGTAATTTTAACATATAGTCGTACACGAACAACGCATAATTTATTTATTGTGACAGCCAATCCTGAAATTGTACATTATGCAGCTGAAACCCCATCATACAAAAAATTGATTCGTAATGCCGATTACATCATCCCTGATGGAACAGGTGTTGTAAAAGCTGCCAAATGGTTAGGCACACCATTACCGGAACGTGTACCAGGTATAGAAGTGATGGAAAAGTGTTTGGAGATTGCACAACAGGAAGGATTGCGTGTGTTCTTGTTAGGTGCGACGGATGAAGTGGTAAAGGGAGCGGTACTAAACATTCAAAATAAATATCCTAATAGCGAAGTAAAAGGGCATCATGGATTTGCACCTTTAGATGATACGTCAGTAGTAGATGAAATACGTGCATTCCAGCCTGACTTTGTTTTTGTAGGGATGGGCTACCCGAAACAAGAACAATGGATTCAACAGCATCGCAATCACTTTGAACATACGTTGATGATGGGTGTAGGGGGATCGATTGATGTTTTCAGTGGTACAGTGAAACGAGCACCACGTATATGGCGTCAACTCAACTTGGAATGGCTTTATCGTATTTTAAAAGATGTGAAACGTATCAAACGATCTCACAGAATTCCTAAGTTTGTTTGGGCAGTTTTAAAGCAAAAAATGAAAAAGTAA
- the tagH gene encoding teichoic acids export ABC transporter ATP-binding subunit TagH — protein MNPTVKIDHVTKEYRIYRNNKERIKDALLPRNKNKTFYALKDITFNAYAGDVIGLVGINGSGKSTLSNIIGGSLSATKGTITRNGQVNVIAINAGLNGNLTGMENIEFKMLCMGFTKKQIKELTPKVVEFSELGEFIYQPVKKYSSGMRSKLGFSISVTVDPEILVIDEALSVGDQTFTQKSLNKIYEFKEAEKTIFFVSHNLSQVREFCNKIAWIEAGRLKAVGTVDEVLPQYETFLKDFKKKSAQEQKAFRQQLDENRFIVK, from the coding sequence ATGAATCCAACCGTTAAAATTGATCACGTTACAAAGGAATACCGCATCTATCGTAACAATAAAGAACGTATCAAAGATGCCTTATTACCAAGAAATAAAAATAAAACATTTTACGCACTCAAAGATATTACGTTTAATGCGTATGCAGGTGATGTTATCGGACTTGTTGGGATTAATGGTTCAGGAAAATCTACGCTCAGCAATATTATCGGCGGATCACTTTCAGCAACTAAAGGCACTATAACTCGCAATGGTCAAGTAAATGTTATTGCGATTAATGCTGGACTTAATGGCAACTTAACTGGGATGGAAAATATTGAGTTCAAAATGTTGTGTATGGGATTTACTAAAAAACAAATTAAAGAACTCACACCCAAAGTTGTTGAATTTAGTGAACTCGGTGAATTTATTTATCAACCTGTTAAAAAGTATTCAAGTGGGATGCGCTCAAAGCTCGGTTTCTCTATCAGTGTAACTGTTGATCCTGAAATACTTGTTATCGACGAAGCTTTATCAGTCGGTGACCAAACATTTACTCAAAAAAGCTTGAATAAAATATATGAATTTAAAGAAGCTGAAAAAACAATTTTCTTCGTCAGTCACAACCTCAGTCAAGTGCGAGAGTTCTGTAATAAAATTGCATGGATTGAAGCTGGTCGCCTTAAAGCGGTAGGAACTGTCGACGAAGTACTACCACAATATGAGACATTTCTCAAAGACTTCAAAAAGAAATCGGCTCAGGAACAAAAAGCATTCAGACAACAACTTGATGAAAATCGCTTCATCGTTAAATAA
- a CDS encoding ABC transporter permease — protein sequence MNSVAVVLKEHLKSFYLIQRLAQFQLKISNHNNYLGLAWELINPAIQILVYWFVFGFGIRSNQPIEGVPFIYWLLVGISMWFFINQGALEGTKAITMKYNQVAKMNFPLSIIPTYILTSKLYGHLALVGSIIVLCTIFGIMPSIYIIQLLLYIPFAFMFTMSVTLLTSTLAVLIRDTQMAMQAILRILFYASPILWVPQPGSIPEKLMMLNPVYFIAESYRSAILFKEWYFITHWELALYNVCVILLFFVLGSMLHMRYRDHFADFM from the coding sequence ATGAATTCTGTAGCAGTAGTGTTAAAAGAACATTTAAAAAGTTTTTATTTAATTCAAAGATTAGCACAATTCCAGTTGAAAATTTCGAATCATAATAATTATCTAGGCTTAGCATGGGAACTTATAAATCCAGCTATTCAAATTTTGGTATACTGGTTTGTTTTTGGGTTTGGTATTCGAAGTAACCAACCTATTGAAGGTGTCCCTTTTATTTATTGGCTACTTGTCGGGATTAGCATGTGGTTCTTTATTAATCAAGGAGCCTTAGAAGGAACAAAGGCTATTACAATGAAGTATAATCAAGTGGCTAAGATGAATTTTCCACTGTCGATCATTCCCACCTATATCCTTACAAGTAAATTATACGGGCACTTGGCATTAGTTGGTTCTATTATTGTTTTATGTACTATTTTTGGCATTATGCCATCTATTTATATTATTCAATTGTTGCTATATATTCCGTTTGCTTTTATGTTTACAATGTCTGTTACATTATTGACATCAACATTAGCCGTCCTTATACGCGATACGCAAATGGCGATGCAAGCAATACTAAGAATTCTTTTTTATGCATCACCCATTTTATGGGTACCACAACCAGGATCAATTCCTGAAAAATTGATGATGTTAAACCCTGTATATTTTATTGCAGAAAGTTATCGTTCAGCAATTCTTTTTAAAGAATGGTATTTTATCACGCATTGGGAATTGGCATTGTATAATGTGTGTGTCATACTGTTATTCTTTGTACTTGGGTCTATGTTGCATATGCGTTACAGAGATCACTTTGCTGATTTTATGTAA
- the tarB gene encoding teichoic acid glycerol-phosphate primase TarB: MIRMIIKKIYLILVTMMQCLCSRQRVQENHVVVMMTFKEDLLPIIEKLSAKGYQVTVFTKVSHFEALKHLQNIHIVSMNRRNLYQQIRELRSAKVIFIDTYYHLFGAFKKQSKQTVIQTWHAAGALKQFGLEDHAVNRDNKREVAQHQAVYDATDKYIVGCPQMARCFKQSFGAEDHQFLNYGVPRLTGHLNVDILAEQHQLKQKMGIQGKVAVYLPTYREEGQLNRVIDQQAFNQALPDYILLSQYHPAVEAPETEQPLSLSTRELLMIADVVITDYSSLAIEASLYGKPAIFYVYDEMAYEQIRGLNNYYYDIPKRYKVYHEVALHQRIREGNLEPLFEDWHVFNTKENLEKLINYMDEIIFL, encoded by the coding sequence ATGATTCGTATGATAATAAAAAAAATCTATTTAATATTAGTAACTATGATGCAATGTTTGTGTAGTAGACAACGTGTACAAGAGAACCATGTCGTTGTAATGATGACTTTCAAAGAGGACTTGTTACCCATTATTGAAAAACTAAGTGCAAAGGGCTATCAAGTGACCGTATTTACAAAAGTATCTCACTTTGAAGCATTGAAGCATCTTCAAAATATTCATATTGTATCAATGAATCGTCGCAATCTTTATCAGCAGATTCGTGAACTTCGTTCGGCAAAAGTTATTTTTATTGACACTTACTATCATTTGTTCGGAGCATTTAAAAAGCAATCAAAACAAACAGTTATACAAACTTGGCATGCCGCAGGTGCATTGAAGCAATTTGGATTAGAAGATCATGCGGTAAATAGAGACAACAAAAGAGAAGTGGCACAACACCAAGCTGTATATGATGCGACAGATAAGTATATAGTTGGATGTCCTCAAATGGCACGATGCTTCAAACAATCTTTTGGTGCAGAAGATCATCAATTTCTTAACTATGGTGTACCGAGATTAACGGGTCATTTGAATGTTGATATTCTAGCAGAGCAACACCAGCTGAAACAGAAAATGGGAATTCAAGGGAAAGTAGCAGTATATTTACCGACATATCGTGAAGAAGGCCAATTGAATCGTGTCATTGATCAACAAGCTTTCAACCAAGCATTGCCAGATTATATATTATTAAGTCAATACCACCCAGCTGTTGAAGCGCCGGAGACTGAACAACCTTTATCACTCAGTACACGTGAGCTATTAATGATTGCAGATGTAGTGATTACGGATTATAGTTCACTTGCTATTGAAGCAAGTTTATATGGAAAACCCGCTATTTTCTATGTCTATGACGAAATGGCCTATGAACAGATAAGAGGGCTTAATAATTATTATTATGATATTCCAAAACGATACAAAGTCTATCATGAAGTGGCGTTGCATCAACGTATTAGAGAAGGCAATCTTGAACCATTATTTGAAGACTGGCATGTATTTAATACAAAAGAAAATTTAGAAAAACTAATAAATTATATGGATGAAATCATATTTTTATAA
- the tagD gene encoding glycerol-3-phosphate cytidylyltransferase has product MKRVITYGTYDLLHYGHIELLRRARELGDYLVVALSSDEFNQIKNKKSYYDYEKRKMMLESIRYVDLVIPEHDWEQKVKDVEKYEIDTFVMGHDWEGEFDFLKYKCEVIYLKRTEGISTTQIKQELYGKDAK; this is encoded by the coding sequence ATGAAACGCGTAATTACATATGGAACGTACGACTTATTACACTATGGACACATTGAATTGTTACGTCGCGCACGCGAATTAGGAGATTATCTAGTTGTAGCGTTATCTAGTGATGAGTTTAATCAAATAAAAAACAAAAAATCTTATTATGATTATGAGAAACGTAAGATGATGTTAGAATCTATCCGATATGTTGACTTAGTTATCCCTGAGCATGATTGGGAACAGAAGGTCAAAGATGTAGAAAAGTATGAAATCGATACATTTGTGATGGGACATGACTGGGAAGGTGAATTCGACTTCTTAAAATACAAATGTGAAGTGATTTATTTAAAACGAACAGAAGGTATTTCTACTACGCAAATTAAACAAGAGTTGTACGGTAAAGATGCCAAATAA